A window of the Salmo trutta chromosome 25, fSalTru1.1, whole genome shotgun sequence genome harbors these coding sequences:
- the LOC115162225 gene encoding zinc finger FYVE domain-containing protein 21 isoform X1 — translation MSVFQYDLKRGSGKMSTVPDCKKLVRSPGGLRMVPENGAFNSPFYLDEPQWVPDKECPSCMQCDKKYDFLTRKHHCRRCGRCFCDKCCSKVALPRMCFVDPVRQCGECSLVSQKEMEFYDKQLKVLMGGGSFIVTLGTSKTSETMMCRLSNNHRYLFFDGESHFEVELSRISSMQVLTEESTPEENDIHTYTSLLDSQYISEGGNSRASGMLLHYKPTGSQDPQQSRMEAADDKKAASSWLAAMHKAAKLLYEARDR, via the exons ATGAGTGTTTTTCAGTATGATCTAAAAAGAGGTTCTGGAAAAATGTCTACAGTGCCTGATTGCAAGAAATTGGTCCGAAGCCCAGGTGGACTACGAATGGTCCCGGAGAATGGAGCGTTTAACAGCCCTTTTTACTTAGATGAACCCCAGTGGGTCCCAGACAAAGAG TGCCCAAGCTGTATGCAGTGTGACAAAAAATATGACTTCCTTACAAGAAAG CACCACTGTCGGCGGTGTGGCCGGTGTTTCTGTGATAAGTGCTGCAGTAAGGTGGCTCTGCCCAGGATGTGCTTCGTCGACCCAGTCCGGCAGTGTGGCGAGTGCAGCCTGGTCTCCCAGAAGGAAATGGAGTTCTACGACAAACAGCTCAAAGTCCTTATGGGAG GTGGTTCTTTTATTGTCACTTTGGGCACCTCAAAGACGTCTGAGACCATGATGTGTCGTCTCTCCAACAACCACAG GTATCTTTTCTTTGATGGGGAGAGCCATTTTGAGGTGGAACTGTCTCGGATCTCCAGTATGCAGGTGTTGACGGAGGAGTCCACTCCTGAAG AGAATGACATTCACACTTACACAAGTCTGCTGGACAGTCAGTATATCTCTGAAG GGGGAAACTCCAGGGCCAGTGGCATGTTGCTCCACTACAAACCCACTGGCTCTCAGGACCCCCAGCAGTCACGCATGGAGGCAGCAGACGACAAGAAGGCTGCCTCCTCATGGCTGGCTGCTATGCACAAG GCTGCCAAACTGCTGTATGAAGCTCGGGACCGGTGA
- the LOC115162225 gene encoding zinc finger FYVE domain-containing protein 21 isoform X2, producing the protein MSVFQYDLKRGSGKMSTVPDCKKLVRSPGGLRMVPENGAFNSPFYLDEPQWVPDKEHHCRRCGRCFCDKCCSKVALPRMCFVDPVRQCGECSLVSQKEMEFYDKQLKVLMGGGSFIVTLGTSKTSETMMCRLSNNHRYLFFDGESHFEVELSRISSMQVLTEESTPEENDIHTYTSLLDSQYISEGGNSRASGMLLHYKPTGSQDPQQSRMEAADDKKAASSWLAAMHKAAKLLYEARDR; encoded by the exons ATGAGTGTTTTTCAGTATGATCTAAAAAGAGGTTCTGGAAAAATGTCTACAGTGCCTGATTGCAAGAAATTGGTCCGAAGCCCAGGTGGACTACGAATGGTCCCGGAGAATGGAGCGTTTAACAGCCCTTTTTACTTAGATGAACCCCAGTGGGTCCCAGACAAAGAG CACCACTGTCGGCGGTGTGGCCGGTGTTTCTGTGATAAGTGCTGCAGTAAGGTGGCTCTGCCCAGGATGTGCTTCGTCGACCCAGTCCGGCAGTGTGGCGAGTGCAGCCTGGTCTCCCAGAAGGAAATGGAGTTCTACGACAAACAGCTCAAAGTCCTTATGGGAG GTGGTTCTTTTATTGTCACTTTGGGCACCTCAAAGACGTCTGAGACCATGATGTGTCGTCTCTCCAACAACCACAG GTATCTTTTCTTTGATGGGGAGAGCCATTTTGAGGTGGAACTGTCTCGGATCTCCAGTATGCAGGTGTTGACGGAGGAGTCCACTCCTGAAG AGAATGACATTCACACTTACACAAGTCTGCTGGACAGTCAGTATATCTCTGAAG GGGGAAACTCCAGGGCCAGTGGCATGTTGCTCCACTACAAACCCACTGGCTCTCAGGACCCCCAGCAGTCACGCATGGAGGCAGCAGACGACAAGAAGGCTGCCTCCTCATGGCTGGCTGCTATGCACAAG GCTGCCAAACTGCTGTATGAAGCTCGGGACCGGTGA
- the LOC115162225 gene encoding zinc finger FYVE domain-containing protein 21 isoform X3, which produces MSVFQYDLKRGSGKMSTVPDCKKLVRSPGGLRMVPENGAFNSPFYLDEPQWVPDKECPSCMQCDKKYDFLTRKHHCRRCGRCFCDKCCSKVALPRMCFVDPVRQCGECSLVSQKEMEFYDKQLKVLMGGGSFIVTLGTSKTSETMMCRLSNNHRYLFFDGESHFEVELSRISSMQVLTEESTPEGGNSRASGMLLHYKPTGSQDPQQSRMEAADDKKAASSWLAAMHKAAKLLYEARDR; this is translated from the exons ATGAGTGTTTTTCAGTATGATCTAAAAAGAGGTTCTGGAAAAATGTCTACAGTGCCTGATTGCAAGAAATTGGTCCGAAGCCCAGGTGGACTACGAATGGTCCCGGAGAATGGAGCGTTTAACAGCCCTTTTTACTTAGATGAACCCCAGTGGGTCCCAGACAAAGAG TGCCCAAGCTGTATGCAGTGTGACAAAAAATATGACTTCCTTACAAGAAAG CACCACTGTCGGCGGTGTGGCCGGTGTTTCTGTGATAAGTGCTGCAGTAAGGTGGCTCTGCCCAGGATGTGCTTCGTCGACCCAGTCCGGCAGTGTGGCGAGTGCAGCCTGGTCTCCCAGAAGGAAATGGAGTTCTACGACAAACAGCTCAAAGTCCTTATGGGAG GTGGTTCTTTTATTGTCACTTTGGGCACCTCAAAGACGTCTGAGACCATGATGTGTCGTCTCTCCAACAACCACAG GTATCTTTTCTTTGATGGGGAGAGCCATTTTGAGGTGGAACTGTCTCGGATCTCCAGTATGCAGGTGTTGACGGAGGAGTCCACTCCTGAAG GGGGAAACTCCAGGGCCAGTGGCATGTTGCTCCACTACAAACCCACTGGCTCTCAGGACCCCCAGCAGTCACGCATGGAGGCAGCAGACGACAAGAAGGCTGCCTCCTCATGGCTGGCTGCTATGCACAAG GCTGCCAAACTGCTGTATGAAGCTCGGGACCGGTGA